A region of the Microcystis aeruginosa FD4 genome:
ATCATTACCTGTCCCACCGTAGAGAGTATCACTTCCAGAACCCCCATCTAAACGGTCATTTCCGGCTAGACCAGAAAGTGTATCATTACCTCCCAACCCATAAATGTTATCATCCCCAGAAGTTCCCGTAATATTATCATTCCCGTTTGTTCCCGTAAAATTCGCCTGCTCAATCTGAATCTGTTGACCATTCAAAGTAATATAAGCAGTATCATCTTCAGCTTTAAGCGCCTGTAACTGCTGAGTCGATAAACTCTCTCCTGACACCAACTCCGCAAAAATCGCCCCCTCATCTCCGGCACTATCCATCGGATTAATTTGAGCATCCACATAATGCCCAATTTCTTCTAAAATTACCTTAACTAGCGATTCTGAGGAAGCAACATTCAAAAAAGACTCTGATAGATAAATCTTATTCGTACTACTGGAATATGCACCCTTCGCTGTCCCTAAAACTTCACCACTGAGTACCTCAATTGGGGGAAGTTGACTGAAATTTCGACTTTGCCACTGATTTCGTAATTCTGTTGCCTTAACCACATCATAACTTGTGCCAAAAGCCATTTGCAAATTCGCCCAAAAGCCATCAGATTGAGCGAAATTAAACAAAATATCGTCAACAGCAGGAATAATCGGCAACAGGGAAGGATTCATGATATTCACCAGAAGGATTTACTGCGACTATTTTGTGCAAACAATCGCCAATTTTTCAAGGGTACTATAACATAAATTAACATTGATTACCAGAAAACGGGTTTCTCAAAGAAACCCGTTTTCTAAATAGTTTCTCGAAGAAACCCGTTTTCTCAGTTTCTAGTAGTGGTAATTCTGTCGCCTTAACCACATCATAACTTGTGCCAAAAGCAGTTGACCAATTGGCCCACAAACCATCAGATTGAGCGAAATTAAACAAAATATCGTCAACAGCAGGAATAATCGGCAAAAGAGAAGAAGTCATGACATTAACTGCAAAGGTTTATTGCTAACAGTTTTAGCCCAACAATCGCCAATTTTTCAAGGCTTCCACAACATAAATTAACATTATACAGAAAACGGGTTTCTCAAAGAAACCCGTTTTCTCAGTTCTCAATTACTCCCTGACAATGACAATTTTAGTGGGTTGTTGCCAAGTATGCGATCTGAACGACGTTCATAAATTGTATTTTTATTAGTTTATGGGACACAAACAATTCCTAATCCTGCCATTTGACGAATATGATCATCAAAAGCGAATACCTTAAATATTTGTAAGCGATGAGCCATAACTAAAATAGAACAATCTGTGTAACTCCATGTTTTATCATTGTACTTACAGAAAGCGGGAGCATCTCATTTATGCAAGTGAGTAACTATACTTGTCCCTAAAACTGGTTTCTAGCAAGGCTTTCAAAATAGCTTGACATAAAACCTGATTTAGGGGTTACAAAGGTGAGATGCTCCCCAGAAAGCTTCCCATATTGCCAGATCATCGCTATCTGAAACATTAATATAACGATGCTCTTCTCTTAGTATTTGACCCACTTGAATTGAGGCTCGACTAGATACCTTGCTCCGAATCCAAGTAACAGTTTCATCGAATACCTATTCGAGAATAATCCAATTATTATGAGGATTTTCTAGGCAATATTTTTGAGCGGTTTCGTGATGAGTTTCAGATTTGACAAAAAAGGCAATTAAAGCAGAAGTATCAACAATAATTTCTTTATCCACAATTTTTAATAAATAATTTCATCAATGTTTTCAGCGTAGTTAGTTACAACTTGACCTCGATTATCTTGTCCGATAATATATTTAGAATCGGGTTGGACAATTTCTAAACTTCCACAAAGTTCCCAAGTACGAGTCTTAGTAATATCTGGTAATTCAGCTTGAACATAATTTTCCAAAGCTTTGATAACAATCTCTTGAACTGAGAATTTTTGTTCTTGCAAACGAGATATTAATTCGTCGGGAATTTCGATCAATATTTGAGTCATTGATAAACCTAAGAGATTAACGTTGTTTTACTAACATTATAGCCTGTTTTTGAATTATAACCAAGAGACGCAATCGCTTGAATCAGTTACCGAAAGGCTAACAACTGTTCACTGATTCAGGTGATTCGCCATAAGTCCAGAAAACGGGTTTCTGAAGATTGTCCCTCAATTCCCCCCTCACAATGACAATTTTAGCGGGTTGTTGCGAGAAGGCGATCGCTAACGGAAGAGCTAATCTGTTAAAGTATTTAACCAATTGATTAAATCTTCAACCGTAGAGAAATCGAATAAAGCTTCTCCTAATACTTCGACATCATCAATACTTAACTGCATAATTTTAGTTTCCAATGAAAGATTAATCTCCCCTAACTTTCGTTTAATTTGACGAAGAATAAACGTCTTTTCACGTTCGATACCGCGTTCGATACCTTGTTCGATACCGCGTTCAATACCTTGTTCGATACCTTGACGCATCCAACTGGTGGTAATTTGCATAACTCCCTCCTGTACAGGTTGACTAAATGTGCTAATCTCTTCTTGAAATTGTATCTCTTCCACTGGATTTAGATTGAGATATGTATCAATAAATCCAGAAATTAATTGCATTCTCGCCGCATCTAACCTTAAAGTAATTAACAAGCGCAGACATTCCGCTTTTACCTTGGCTCGCTCTTTCTCGGCAATGTTCATCTTCGCCATCAAAGCTGAAGCAACCGGATTCGACTGATTGAGAAAATCTCGCCAATTTAATCGATTTAACTGCACTACTTGATAGTTAAATTCTAATACCTTAAAATCGGGAAAATCGACCACATACTGACTAATTGCTTCTCTTTTTGGCTTTGAATAAGAAAAAATTACAATCGGATAAATCGGTAAGACAAATTTCTCATGAAAGCGAGCAAAATAAGTAAACATTCGCCGATTAAACCACTTTCGG
Encoded here:
- a CDS encoding DUF4351 domain-containing protein, which gives rise to MTNNIDHDRLFKELISTFFIEFIELFFPQLMDYLDRESITFLDKEVFTDVTEGERHESDLVAQVRFRGKESFFLIHVEAQESSRKWFNRRMFTYFARFHEKFVLPIYPIVIFSYSKPKREAISQYVVDFPDFKVLEFNYQVVQLNRLNWRDFLNQSNPVASALMAKMNIAEKERAKVKAECLRLLITLRLDAARMQLISGFIDTYLNLNPVEEIQFQEEISTFSQPVQEGVMQITTSWMRQGIEQGIERGIEQGIERGIEREKTFILRQIKRKLGEINLSLETKIMQLSIDDVEVLGEALFDFSTVEDLINWLNTLTD